A region from the Citrobacter koseri ATCC BAA-895 genome encodes:
- the xapA gene encoding xanthosine phosphorylase → MTHTLFSQNPWYSADIIRAHKPDFTPRVAFILGSGLGALAEQIEDAVAISYARLPGFPVSTVHGHAGELVLGNLAGVPVACMKGRGHFYEGRGMTIMTDAIRTLKLLDCELLFCTNAAGSLRPEVGPGSLVALSDHINTMPGTPMVGMNDERFGDRFFSLANAYDADYRAILQRVAGEEGFTLHEGVFVSYPGPNFETAAEIRMMQIIGGDVVGMSVVPEVISARHCGLKVVAVSAITNLAEGLGDVKLSHAQTLAAAELSRQNFINLICGFLRQLA, encoded by the coding sequence ATGACCCACACCCTTTTTTCGCAAAATCCCTGGTACAGCGCTGACATCATTCGCGCGCACAAGCCTGATTTTACCCCGCGTGTTGCTTTCATTCTTGGCTCCGGTCTGGGGGCGCTGGCGGAGCAAATTGAAGACGCGGTGGCAATTTCTTATGCGCGTTTGCCTGGTTTTCCGGTCAGTACCGTTCACGGGCATGCGGGGGAACTGGTGCTGGGGAATCTGGCTGGAGTCCCGGTGGCATGTATGAAAGGCCGTGGGCACTTTTACGAAGGTCGCGGCATGACGATCATGACTGACGCGATCCGTACCCTGAAACTGCTGGACTGTGAACTGCTGTTTTGCACTAACGCCGCCGGCTCCCTACGCCCGGAAGTCGGGCCAGGCAGCCTGGTCGCGTTGAGCGATCATATTAATACGATGCCGGGCACGCCGATGGTGGGGATGAACGACGAACGCTTTGGCGATCGCTTCTTCTCGCTGGCCAATGCCTACGATGCGGATTACCGCGCCATTCTCCAGCGCGTTGCAGGGGAAGAGGGCTTCACGCTTCACGAAGGGGTGTTTGTCTCTTATCCGGGGCCGAACTTTGAGACGGCAGCGGAAATTCGCATGATGCAGATCATCGGTGGCGACGTGGTGGGAATGTCGGTCGTCCCGGAGGTGATTAGCGCGCGCCATTGCGGACTAAAGGTGGTGGCCGTATCCGCTATCACCAATCTGGCGGAAGGGCTGGGTGATGTGAAACTGTCCCATGCGCAAACGCTGGCGGCGGCTGAGCTTTCCCGGCAGAACTTCATCAATCTGATTTGCGGCTTCTTACGCCAACTGGCTTAA
- a CDS encoding FlxA-like family protein — protein sequence MTTINTSVSAVQSGSTGSKAATGNDLSAQISRITQQITKLTQQLKEVADGSGSTEEKQKQQELIQTQIKMLQAQLAQLQRQQAEETQQKQEQKQLRAEGVNAPSDDHQIDVYI from the coding sequence ATGACGACGATCAACACTTCAGTCTCCGCCGTTCAGAGCGGCAGCACGGGCAGCAAAGCCGCTACCGGTAACGATCTGTCTGCGCAAATCTCACGCATCACGCAGCAAATTACAAAGCTCACACAACAGCTCAAAGAGGTTGCTGACGGCAGTGGCAGCACAGAAGAGAAACAAAAGCAGCAGGAACTGATACAGACGCAAATTAAAATGTTGCAGGCGCAGCTGGCGCAATTACAGCGCCAGCAGGCAGAAGAAACGCAGCAGAAGCAGGAGCAGAAACAACTCAGGGCCGAAGGTGTCAACGCGCCTTCCGACGATCACCAAATTGATGTTTATATCTGA
- a CDS encoding LysR family transcriptional regulator gives MNYSLRQLRIFVTVAQAKSFSRAGDVIGLSQSAVSHSVKELERQTGVKLLDRTTREVTLTEAGQQLAGRLERVLDELHSTLREAGRVGTQLTGTVRVAASQTISAHLIPQCIAQSNQLYPEIDFVLHDRPQQWVLESIRQGDVDFGIVIDPGAVSDLQCEAVLSEPFLLLCRQDSPLAQREWVNWQDLKHERLVLQDYASGSRPLIDAAFAHFAIDATIVQEIGHPATLFPMVEAGIGISVLPALALPLPQGSHLQVKRLTPVVERQLMLARRKNRSLSTAAQALWDVVRMQASELTAGRARDPLYQI, from the coding sequence ATGAATTATTCTCTGCGTCAACTTCGTATCTTCGTCACCGTTGCTCAGGCTAAAAGCTTTAGTCGGGCAGGGGACGTCATTGGTCTGAGTCAGTCTGCGGTGAGCCACAGCGTAAAAGAGCTGGAACGGCAGACGGGAGTTAAGCTGTTGGATCGCACCACGCGAGAAGTGACGCTGACGGAAGCGGGTCAGCAGCTGGCGGGGCGTCTGGAGCGTGTTCTCGATGAACTGCACAGTACTCTGCGGGAAGCCGGAAGAGTGGGGACGCAGTTAACCGGCACCGTGCGCGTGGCGGCCAGCCAGACGATTTCCGCGCATCTTATCCCGCAGTGCATCGCGCAGAGTAACCAGCTGTACCCGGAAATTGATTTTGTACTGCACGATCGTCCCCAGCAGTGGGTGCTGGAGAGCATTCGTCAGGGGGATGTGGATTTTGGCATTGTTATCGATCCCGGGGCTGTTTCGGATTTGCAATGTGAAGCTGTGCTGTCGGAACCCTTTTTGCTGTTGTGTCGCCAGGATAGCCCGTTAGCGCAGCGGGAGTGGGTTAACTGGCAGGATCTTAAACATGAGCGGCTGGTATTGCAGGATTACGCCTCCGGCAGCCGCCCGTTGATTGACGCGGCTTTCGCGCATTTTGCCATTGATGCCACGATCGTGCAGGAGATTGGGCATCCCGCAACGCTGTTTCCGATGGTGGAGGCGGGGATTGGCATCAGCGTGTTGCCCGCGCTGGCGTTGCCGCTGCCTCAGGGAAGTCATTTGCAGGTGAAACGGCTGACGCCCGTCGTCGAAAGGCAGTTGATGCTGGCGAGACGCAAGAACCGGTCGCTCTCTACGGCGGCTCAGGCGCTGTGGGACGTCGTGCGCATGCAGGCCAGTGAACTTACCGCTGGCCGTGCACGCGATCCGTTGTATCAGATATAA
- a CDS encoding LysR family transcriptional regulator: MERVHRIDLKLLRYFLAVAEELHFGRAAARLNMSQPPLSIHVKELENQLGTPLFVRHSRSVALTHAGKILMEESRRLLFSANQAFARVEQIGRGEAGRIELGVVGTAMWGKMRPVMRRFLKENPNVEVLFREKMPAMQMALLERRELDAGIWRMAIEPTEGFTSLRLHESAFLVAMPEDHPLACCPAIPLDALRNEYFVTMPSIHTDWAFLQRVCQKAGFTPMIVREVMEPQTVLAMISMGIGITLIADSYAQMNWPGVVFRPLEERIPADLYIVYEPQQATPALTKLIDALIR; encoded by the coding sequence ATGGAACGCGTACATCGTATCGATCTTAAATTATTGCGCTATTTTCTCGCTGTTGCTGAGGAGCTGCATTTTGGCCGGGCGGCGGCGCGTCTGAATATGTCTCAGCCTCCTCTGAGTATTCATGTCAAAGAGCTGGAAAATCAGCTTGGCACGCCGTTGTTTGTTCGCCATTCTCGCAGCGTGGCGTTAACGCATGCGGGGAAAATTCTCATGGAAGAGTCGCGGCGTTTGTTGTTCAGCGCGAATCAGGCATTTGCGCGCGTGGAACAGATCGGACGCGGTGAGGCAGGGCGCATTGAACTGGGCGTTGTGGGCACGGCGATGTGGGGGAAAATGCGTCCTGTGATGCGCCGTTTTTTGAAAGAGAACCCCAATGTCGAGGTGTTATTTCGCGAAAAAATGCCTGCGATGCAGATGGCGTTACTGGAGCGACGCGAGCTGGATGCTGGCATCTGGCGAATGGCGATCGAACCGACGGAGGGATTTACCAGCCTGCGCTTACATGAATCCGCATTTTTGGTGGCGATGCCGGAAGATCACCCTCTGGCTTGCTGCCCGGCGATCCCTCTTGATGCGTTACGCAACGAATATTTCGTTACCATGCCTTCGATTCATACCGACTGGGCATTTTTGCAACGTGTTTGTCAGAAGGCCGGATTTACGCCGATGATAGTGCGTGAAGTTATGGAGCCGCAAACGGTGCTGGCGATGATCAGCATGGGGATTGGCATTACGTTAATCGCGGACAGTTATGCGCAGATGAACTGGCCGGGCGTGGTGTTCCGCCCTCTGGAAGAACGTATTCCGGCAGATTTGTATATTGTTTACGAGCCGCAGCAGGCAACACCGGCATTAACGAAGTTGATTGATGCGCTGATTCGTTGA